Within the Molothrus aeneus isolate 106 chromosome 1, BPBGC_Maene_1.0, whole genome shotgun sequence genome, the region GGGGGGGACTGATTGTGTGTTCAGCGGTTTTTTAACATGAAGATGACATTGGACTCCTAGAGAAAAATCATGATACTGACATAGATATCACATTTCCTCTAGTCCCAAAGAAAACCTGTTGAAACCCTGCAATTCTCCTCCAAACACCTGTATCTTCTCAGGCCACCACAGATAAATAAGTGGATTCAGACACCTCTAAAAATTTGGTACCATGCATTCTCAGAATGTCTTTCATAAGGCTGCATATTGTACCACAAGCTCAATTTGACTTTCTATCCATAGGAAAGCTGCCTATAGCTCCTTAAGCAGGAAAGCCCAAGACAAGATACAGGAACCACAGGTACCAAGTGACCCAAAAACATGAAAAAGTTTGGGtttacttttcttttcaaagcatGTAATCTCCAAgcttcaaagagaaaaatataatatcCCCTCTCAGCCAAATCCCCCACAACTCCCTTTCACTAATAGCTGTTTTTTAAGGCATACAGATCTTGAAGCATCTTGTAATGCAAATAAAGGATTTTCCTGAGGGAAACCAACTTGCCTATTCAACATAGTTATTATTTTGGATATtgaatacaaatacaaaaatatccAAAGCATCAATCTAATTCTGcacaatataaaatatatagacTTTTTAATCTAGAGCGAAATTCCCTTCATTGTAGCTAGTATGAATTAACCTGTTCTCAGGtgattttatgtattttttcacAGTAATTTTAAGAGCTTGAATTTTAAACAgtacaaaaaaacaccaaaaaagctCACCCACCACCACTACCAGGCTAAGCTTTCCCATTGCTTTATGCAGTAGTGATCACTACCATTTCTAAAAACAACTTCAGCTGAAGCACTCACTGAGGCAATCACAAAGCTTTCATAACCCACTCTCATTTTAAAGCCTACTAAACAGGGCAGAGATAATAACAATTGGttgccatggaaaaaaaaaattgaagaaaaataccTAGAAAGCTGTAAGCAAGAAAGTTGCTACCACGCCATGGTTCAGAAAATGTTACATGTAGCGCGGGGTGATTTGTAAAACCAACTCACTTTTATAGCTTTGATTCTTTCATTAAAAGCCTGACCATACAATTACCCAAAGTAgcttccaaaaaaaaccactcccAGCGCTCCAAAACCTTAAAATTGGGAACCAGCCTGTCACTGCGTCACAACATAAGTAGATGGGAAAATCTGTTTACTGATCTGCTTGCACTGAAGATGAGAACAACTGAGTGGCCATTCAGCACCAAAAGTGAAATCAAAGGATTCACAAGGAAACTTAGCAAAATTGTTaaagtctattaaaaaaatcataatgcctttctgaagtttttttctTGTCTGATGTAATTCATTTTTTACATTGAACTTCAGTAGatcaaacaacagaaaaaacagTCGCCCTGCCTATCTGCATAGATTTCCCCTAGAACACTATTGCTGCTCATTGTCTTTTCTTTGCCTTGTCTCCTTTCTGGACTCAGAATGGACTAAGCAAGGGAGAACAGCACAACTTTGGCGGTTTGCTGGATACAGTTTGTTTTCTCAAGTTTCAAGTacatatgaaaatgaaaacatgtaAAACAACGTAAAAGGAAGGATTACTCCCAGAACTATCACTAAGTACCCTATAACCATGCCCTTCCCCAAATGTGCAGCTAGCAGCAGCCCTCTTGAAGAActccaaaagaaaatattaatggatttgagaaaaaaaaaacaaaaaaaaacaagcaacagGGTCAGTCCTGAGCATCTCAAGACTTTTCAACTAGTAAGAACAAGAACTAATGAACTGTAATTCTACAATAGGCAGAAATTTCCACTCAGGATGTAACTTGGCATGCATTCATCAGCTCAAATACACCTTCCACTTTTGTCACCCAAGTATTAGGCTTCAAAGTTTGTTGGGAAAGTCATCTGAATGACTCACAGCGGTCAAAAGGGTAAAAACTTAGGCTCTCTCTATAGTTTAAGGGACATTATTAGGTATTTGACCATAATCTTGGAACATTCACCTTGTGAAAATGGAGATATACAAGGTATTGGCATGCTATTTGCTAGGCAAGTTCAGCTAAAGTAATTTATCTAcagctttttaataaaaacaccTGATGTGAGCATATGGTTTATCACTTATATTGTATTTTCAAGGGGTGCACAGGACCATAACATAGCTATTATAAGACAAAACCCAAGATTTTTACTTAAAAGAGAATGAAAGCAGATACACAGATGCTTTAATTCATTGAGACAAGTGATCTTTCTCAACTTCAAAGTGATTGCTCATTGCCTTCAAAGACCACATATGGCAAGCTCTGGCAATTACAAAATACAATTCATACCTACCTTTTTAAAACCACCGTAACTTTAGAAACTCCTTCTCCAGATTACAGATTTAAATATGTCATTCCAACCATCAACTCAGCAAGTTTTCCCATCCACCCCAGAACACTGACAGATCACTATTAATTCAAAGACTGCAAGACAGTGTAGGCAGGGGAACTCTGCAGCCCTCAAGCCTGCCAGCACCCATTCACCCAACTTACACTTTGAGCCCTGGCGAGTCCTCAGTGTAGAACCGCCACATCCCACCAGTCCCTGTGGACGTGGCACGGCCTGCACTCCTTGTCCCACAGCTGGCATTTTTCCTTTAAGGGatgacagaagaaaacaaagaccAAACAACACATTAGTACTCCACCAGCTTCTAGGACCAAGCAGCCCAGGAGACTGCAGAAACAATACACTTCACAGAATCAAtcaggttgggaaagacctctaagatcgtcaagtccaacctatgacccaATACCACCATGttaactagaccatggcactgaatGAGACATCCAATCTTTCCTTAAATACctacagggacagtgactccaccatctatctcggcagcccattccaatgtctaatcacCACTTCCTCCTGATGGCCAAGCTAAACATCCCCTGGCGCAGCTAAGACTTGTGCTCTCCTATCCTGCCACTAGTTGCCCGGGAGAAGACACAGCCCctcacctggctacaccctcctttcaggtggttgCAGAGAacgataaggtcacccctgagcctccttttctccaggctaaccacccccagctccctcagcccctcctcataGCACTGGTGCCGCAGACCCTTCCACAGCAgcgttgcccttctctggactggCATCAGCCAGTGCTGCCACGTCAGAGAGGGCACCAGCCCGGCGAGCAGAGCGCACGACGGGGACAAGAGCTGTTCCCGcaggggagcggcggcggcgggcacCCACCTCTGCCGGACGGTGGATCCCGCGGCGCGGGGAGCCACAGCCTTGCTGGGGGAGCGGCCGGAGGATCCGACGCTGGTGGCGCTGGGGTTGGGCCCGGGCTGCGGAGAGAGGAGAGAAGCGGGAGAGGGTGAGAGGGCGGCGGGCACTGCCGGTGTGGAAGGGGCGCCTCAGCCGCCCCCTGACTGGGGCAGCCCCTCACCATGGCGGCGGCGCTGGCTGGGGCTCGGCGCGGTCTCACACACGCTCCGCTACAGCCGCTCCGGCCACGTCCCCGTCCGCATCAGGCTCCGCCCCACGCCGCGCATCGCGGGGCCTCGCGGCTTCCCCGGATAatgcctgagcagcagcagccccataTCTCTGTACCCCTGGCTCGGCGGCCGCCTTCCGAGACCGCTGCCCGCCGTGACGCCTCGGTCGCGCCCGCTCCTTGCGCAGCGGCCGGGCAGGCGCGGGACCGCGGCGAACGGCGCGTCGGGCAGCAGCGCGGCCgcccggcgggcggggcggggcgggaaGGCCCGGGAGGAAGGGAAGCAAGGCTGACGTGTCCCACCGGGACTGCCGGGCTGCGCATGCGACCCGCAGCAGCGGCGAtggaggaggcggaggaggcGGGAGGAGCGGGCCCGTCCGTGCTGTTCTTGCACCCGGACCTGGGCCTGGGCGGCGCGGAGCGGCTGGTGGTGGACGCGGCGCTGGCGCTGCGGGCGCGGGGCTGCCGGGTGCAGATCTGGACGGCGCACTACGACCCCGGGCGCTGCTTCGCGGAGACGCGCGGGCTGGCGgtgcggcgggcgggcggctgGCTCCCGCGCAGCCTGTGCGGCCGCGGGCACGCCCTGTGCGCCGCCCTGCGCATGGCCTTCGTGGCGCTCTACGTGCTGCTGCTCAGCGGAGAGACCTTCGACGCCTTCGTGTGCGACCAGGTGCGGGCATGGGCACGGGCATGGGCATGGGCACGGGCACGGGCATGGGCATGGGCATGGGCATGGGGACGGGAGCGCCGCTGCCGCTGGCCCGACTGGAGGCGGGGATGCTGGTGGGCTGctcttcacagaatcacagaattgttagggttggaaggggcgTCTGGTGATCATCTactccaaaccccctgccaAAGCAGGGTCACCTACAGCAggtttggaatgtctccagagagggacaCTCCACGACTTCCCTGGGCGGccttttccagtgctctgccaccctcaaaGTAAAGTTCTTCATGTGGAGGTAGAAGTTTTAgtgttttagtttatggccactgctcctcatcctgtcaGTGGGCATCACTAAAGAGTCTGGCAGCATCCTCTTGAGATGAGATCTACCTTTGAGATATTTAAATTAACTAATTATCTCATAGTCTTCTCTAGACTAAACTAGCCCAGTTCCTGCAGTCTCTCATAAGAGACATGCTCCAGAACCCTGGAGTATCAAATTCCCACAAAATGGGATTCATTATTGGGTGTGCAACGAGCCAATAATGATGCACTCAATAGAGAAATATCAATTTCACAGCTGTGCAAGCCTGGCTGCTCCACAGTGCTTTACAAATCAAGGACACTCCATCAGGCTTTCTGTTCCAACTTTTATACACAGAAATTCAGAGTTAGTAACTTCCAAAGAGTGGCGCCTCATAATGTTATGATTGGTTAATAGTTTCCAGAGAAGGGAAGTAAAGCTGGAGGATGATTtggagcacaagtcttatgaggagtggctgagggaacTGGAATGTTTagctgggagaaaaggaggctctggGGGACCTTATCGCCCTCTCTAACTGCCTGAAAGGATGTTCTAGCAGGTGGGGATTGGAATCCCTGACAGCTAGTGACAAGATGAAACAACATagtcttaagctgcaccagggcAGACTTAGCTTtaacattaggaagaaattcttcagagAGGGTGATTGATTATACATTGAATTAACTACCCaaggaggtgatggagtcactGGCCCTGGATatatt harbors:
- the SEC61B gene encoding protein transport protein Sec61 subunit beta; translated protein: MPGPNPSATSVGSSGRSPSKAVAPRAAGSTVRQRKNASCGTRSAGRATSTGTGGMWRFYTEDSPGLKVGPVPVLVMSLLFIASVFMLHIWGKYTRS